In Microbacterium laevaniformans, a single window of DNA contains:
- a CDS encoding ABC transporter ATP-binding protein, whose translation MTSSSTPSELTPPVERLSTVRALARLYPFARSVLPRLVLGAVSALVASLLALSIPLVLEVLVQGPIAAGASATGDRSQLVWGAALILVLGLLEAVMVWLRRWFVLAPSTKVEYDLRTSFYERLQRLPVAFHDRWQSGQLLSRMMQDISMLRRWMAFGIVLLVVNLLTILVGMALLFRWHWALGVTFLIVCAPLWYAGYRFEKTYGTLARQSQDQAGDLATSVEESVHGIRVLKAFGRGKHALLKFTRQAETLRETELSKARAVGWIWFWLVLLPEIAFALCLGVGIVLQQLGQLGIAELVAFFAMATVLRWPMESIGFLFSFLLDARTASDRIFEVFDEENTITDPAAPVVLGASRGALAFEGVHFRYQDAAARERDLLDGIDLTLVPGETMALVGLTGSGKTTLTTLPARLYDVTAGRVTIDGVDVRDLTLKELRTHVGMAFEDSTLFSQTVRENVLLGREDLAPGSAQAEAVLREALAVAQAGFVDELPDGVDTIIGEEGLSLSGGQRQRLALARAIAARPAVLVLDDPLSALDVDTEALVEDALRDVMADTTTLVIAHRPSTVTLADRVALLEEGRITAVGTHTELLRSSEHYRHVISSLEDAEAQENTRLRETEVNL comes from the coding sequence ATGACCTCCTCCTCAACGCCCTCCGAGCTCACCCCTCCCGTCGAGCGCCTGTCGACGGTGCGCGCGCTCGCGCGTCTCTACCCCTTCGCCCGGTCCGTCCTGCCCCGGCTCGTGTTGGGCGCCGTCAGCGCGCTCGTGGCGAGCCTGCTCGCCCTCTCGATCCCGCTCGTGCTCGAAGTGCTCGTGCAGGGCCCGATCGCCGCGGGAGCGAGCGCCACCGGCGATCGCAGCCAGCTCGTGTGGGGCGCCGCTCTCATCCTCGTGCTCGGGCTTCTCGAAGCCGTCATGGTGTGGCTGCGGCGCTGGTTCGTGCTGGCACCGTCGACCAAGGTCGAGTACGACCTGCGCACGAGCTTCTACGAACGTCTTCAGCGCCTGCCGGTCGCGTTCCACGACCGCTGGCAGTCGGGACAGCTGCTCTCGCGCATGATGCAGGACATCAGCATGCTGCGGCGCTGGATGGCCTTCGGCATCGTCCTGCTCGTCGTCAACCTGCTGACGATCCTCGTGGGGATGGCGCTGCTGTTCCGTTGGCACTGGGCGCTCGGCGTCACCTTCCTGATCGTCTGCGCCCCGCTCTGGTACGCCGGCTACCGGTTCGAGAAGACGTACGGCACGCTCGCGCGCCAGAGCCAGGACCAGGCCGGCGATCTCGCGACCAGCGTGGAGGAGAGCGTCCACGGCATCCGCGTGCTGAAGGCGTTCGGGCGCGGAAAGCACGCCCTCCTCAAGTTCACCCGTCAGGCCGAGACCCTCCGCGAGACCGAGCTGAGCAAAGCGCGCGCCGTCGGCTGGATCTGGTTCTGGCTCGTGCTGCTGCCCGAGATCGCGTTCGCGCTGTGCCTCGGTGTCGGCATCGTGCTGCAGCAGCTCGGCCAGCTCGGCATCGCCGAGCTCGTCGCGTTCTTCGCGATGGCCACCGTGCTGCGCTGGCCGATGGAGTCGATCGGCTTCCTCTTCTCGTTCCTGCTCGACGCCCGTACCGCGAGCGACCGCATCTTCGAGGTGTTCGACGAGGAGAACACGATCACCGATCCCGCCGCGCCCGTCGTGCTGGGCGCATCGCGCGGCGCACTCGCGTTCGAGGGTGTGCACTTCCGCTATCAGGATGCCGCGGCGCGGGAGCGGGATCTGCTCGACGGCATCGATCTCACGCTCGTGCCGGGCGAGACCATGGCGCTCGTGGGGCTCACCGGATCGGGCAAGACGACCTTGACCACCCTGCCCGCTCGCCTGTACGACGTCACCGCAGGGCGCGTGACGATCGATGGCGTGGACGTCCGCGACCTCACCCTGAAAGAGCTGCGCACCCACGTCGGCATGGCCTTCGAGGACTCGACACTGTTCTCCCAGACCGTGCGCGAGAACGTGCTGCTGGGTCGTGAAGACCTGGCGCCGGGCAGCGCGCAGGCCGAGGCGGTGCTGCGTGAGGCGCTCGCCGTCGCGCAGGCCGGTTTCGTGGACGAGCTGCCCGACGGGGTCGACACGATCATCGGCGAAGAGGGGCTCTCGCTCTCGGGCGGCCAGCGCCAGCGCCTCGCGCTGGCCCGTGCGATCGCGGCCCGTCCGGCCGTGCTCGTGCTCGACGACCCGCTGTCGGCGCTCGACGTCGACACCGAGGCGCTCGTAGAGGACGCCCTGCGCGACGTGATGGCCGACACGACGACCCTCGTCATCGCGCACCGACCCTCGACGGTCACCCTCGCCGACCGGGTTGCGCTGCTCGAAGAGGGGCGGATCACCGCCGTCGGCACCCACACCGAGCTGCTGCGCAGCAGCGAGCACTACCGGCACGTCATCTCGAGCCTCGAGGATGCCGAAGCACAAGAGAACACCCGCCTGCGGGAGACGGAGGTGAACCTGTGA
- a CDS encoding ABC transporter ATP-binding protein — MSTGSVAGTTGEDRSDYTRDESRSIRQRSLRLLGSLVDPLRWQLVLALVVLVISTALRVAGPALIAYGLNTALPQAMQDADWMPTIVIVVVYLLAGVGGAALIGWYAVVAARLTQAVMLDLRTRIFLHTQRLSLEFHESYTSGRIISRQTSDLDSIRELLDGGLNELVSGVLYGAFTLIALLLLDWQSGVILAVAGIPLYLLMRWFYRNSQRAYRESRVVSAKVIVKFVETMTGIRAVKAFRKEPRNDEEFGELSGQYRDVNMRSLRLFGTFEPGMMAVSAFAVAGVLLWGGLRVVDGALLVGTLLAAVLYVRNFFSPLQEVAMFLNSYQSATAALEKVSGVLEEQPTVPDPARPVDLWKAAGHVEFRDVVFGYSDERTILPHFSLDIPAGQTIALVGTTGAGKSTLAKLVSRFYDPSRGAVTLDGVDLRELHPKDLRRAIVMVTQEAYLFSGTVADNIALGKPDATFEEIRAAARAVGADAFIERLPDGYDTDVNKRGGRVSAGQRQLISFARAFLADPAVLILDEATASLDIPSERQIQAALQTLLADRTAIIIAHRLSTVSIADRVLVMEHGRIIEDDTPASLIAGTGKFAQLHSAWKQSLV; from the coding sequence GTGAGTACGGGATCCGTCGCCGGAACCACCGGTGAAGACCGCTCGGACTACACGCGCGACGAATCGCGCTCCATCCGGCAGCGTTCGCTGCGGCTGCTCGGATCGCTCGTCGATCCGCTGCGGTGGCAGCTCGTGCTGGCCCTCGTCGTGCTGGTGATCTCCACCGCGCTGCGCGTGGCCGGTCCCGCTCTGATCGCCTACGGCCTCAACACGGCGCTTCCGCAAGCCATGCAGGATGCCGACTGGATGCCCACCATCGTCATCGTCGTCGTGTACCTCCTCGCCGGCGTCGGCGGTGCTGCGCTCATCGGCTGGTACGCGGTCGTGGCCGCGCGGCTGACGCAGGCTGTCATGCTTGACCTGCGCACCCGCATCTTCCTGCACACGCAGCGATTGAGCCTCGAGTTCCACGAGTCGTACACGTCGGGGCGCATCATCTCGCGTCAGACGAGCGACCTCGACTCCATCCGCGAGCTGCTCGACGGCGGCCTCAACGAGCTGGTTTCGGGCGTGCTCTACGGGGCCTTCACCCTGATCGCGCTGCTGCTGCTGGACTGGCAGTCGGGTGTCATCCTCGCGGTCGCCGGCATCCCGCTGTACCTGCTGATGCGCTGGTTCTACCGCAACTCGCAGCGTGCGTACCGCGAGTCGCGGGTGGTCAGCGCGAAGGTCATCGTCAAGTTCGTCGAAACGATGACCGGCATCCGCGCCGTCAAGGCGTTCCGCAAGGAGCCGCGCAACGACGAGGAGTTCGGCGAGCTGTCGGGTCAGTACCGCGACGTCAACATGCGCTCGCTGCGCCTGTTCGGAACGTTCGAGCCGGGCATGATGGCGGTCTCCGCGTTCGCCGTGGCCGGTGTGCTGCTCTGGGGCGGTCTGCGGGTGGTCGACGGGGCGCTGCTGGTGGGAACGTTGCTGGCCGCCGTGCTGTATGTGCGGAACTTCTTCTCGCCGCTGCAGGAAGTGGCGATGTTCCTGAACTCGTACCAGTCGGCGACCGCCGCCCTCGAGAAGGTCTCGGGGGTGCTGGAGGAGCAGCCCACCGTTCCCGATCCTGCACGTCCGGTCGACCTGTGGAAGGCCGCGGGACACGTCGAGTTCCGAGACGTCGTGTTCGGCTACTCCGACGAACGCACGATCCTGCCGCACTTCTCGCTCGACATCCCCGCCGGTCAGACCATCGCCCTGGTGGGGACGACGGGCGCCGGCAAGTCGACGCTCGCCAAGCTCGTGTCGCGGTTCTATGACCCGTCGCGCGGCGCTGTGACGCTCGATGGTGTCGATCTGCGGGAACTGCATCCGAAAGACCTGCGCCGTGCCATCGTGATGGTCACGCAGGAGGCGTATCTGTTCAGTGGAACGGTCGCCGACAACATCGCGCTCGGAAAGCCTGACGCCACGTTCGAGGAGATCCGCGCCGCCGCCCGCGCGGTCGGCGCCGACGCCTTCATCGAGCGCCTGCCCGACGGGTACGACACCGACGTGAACAAGCGCGGCGGTCGGGTGTCGGCAGGACAGCGTCAGCTGATCTCCTTCGCGCGCGCCTTCCTCGCCGACCCCGCGGTGCTCATCCTCGATGAGGCGACCGCGTCGCTGGACATCCCGAGCGAGAGGCAGATCCAGGCCGCGCTGCAGACGCTGCTGGCCGACCGCACCGCCATCATCATCGCGCACCGGCTGTCGACCGTGTCGATCGCCGACCGCGTGCTGGTGATGGAGCACGGCCGCATCATCGAGGATGACACCCCCGCCAGCCTCATCGCCGGTACGGGCAAGTTCGCGCAGCTGCACAGCGCCTGGAAGCAGTCGCTCGTCTGA
- a CDS encoding endonuclease domain-containing protein: protein MGIGELVAAGGGIVHRQVVLDAGIRPAALRAAIAAGEVRRVRRYWVATSAAPQALVQAVEVSARLACVSAAKHRGWWMPPATTLRPHLHVRAHAHRPRGDDAAVMHWDAPMVPSHPHTLVESVPDALAHIAGCLPYEDALVVWESAVRLERLPLPVLRRYRWRTPDARRVAADVTGLSDSGIETLFASRIRAFGVTVRQQVLLLGHRVDGLIGNRLVTQLDGYAFHSSAADRGRDLHHDRELTAHGYTVLRFTYAEVVHQWPRVETAILRAIAQGLHLSR from the coding sequence GTGGGGATCGGGGAGCTGGTGGCGGCGGGTGGCGGCATCGTGCATCGACAGGTGGTGCTCGATGCCGGCATCCGCCCCGCTGCGTTGCGGGCAGCCATCGCGGCGGGGGAAGTGCGCCGCGTGCGCCGTTACTGGGTGGCGACGTCCGCGGCCCCGCAAGCCCTGGTGCAGGCCGTCGAGGTCAGCGCCCGACTGGCGTGCGTCTCCGCCGCGAAGCATCGAGGGTGGTGGATGCCGCCGGCCACGACGCTCCGGCCGCACCTGCACGTCCGCGCTCACGCACACCGGCCGCGGGGCGACGACGCGGCGGTGATGCACTGGGATGCGCCGATGGTGCCGTCGCACCCGCACACCCTCGTGGAGTCGGTGCCCGACGCCCTCGCGCACATCGCCGGGTGTCTGCCGTACGAGGACGCGCTGGTGGTGTGGGAGTCGGCCGTCCGCCTCGAGCGGCTGCCGCTCCCGGTGCTGCGGCGGTACCGCTGGCGCACCCCCGACGCGCGGCGGGTGGCCGCCGACGTCACGGGTCTGAGCGACTCGGGCATCGAAACGCTCTTCGCCTCGCGGATCCGCGCGTTCGGTGTGACGGTGCGCCAGCAGGTGCTGCTGCTCGGACACCGCGTCGACGGCCTCATCGGGAACCGGCTCGTCACCCAGCTCGACGGCTATGCCTTCCACTCCTCGGCCGCCGACCGCGGCCGCGACCTGCACCACGATCGCGAACTGACCGCCCACGGCTACACGGTGCTCCGCTTCACGTACGCCGAGGTCGTGCACCAGTGGCCGCGCGTCGAGACGGCGATCCTCCGCGCGATCGCGCAGGGCCTGCACCTGTCCCGCTGA
- a CDS encoding TIM-barrel domain-containing protein encodes MPYLHQLGVDAARTGIPLLRPMALEFPDDPAVAYLDRQYMLGPSLLVAPVMSASGEVEFYLPDGEWTSLLSGEHVTGGRWRRENHGFETLPLYVRPGAVLAWGAREDRPDYDYLDGLELRVFPGGSGTREVVVTTPDGRSETFEVDLDTASD; translated from the coding sequence ATGCCCTACCTGCATCAGCTCGGCGTGGATGCCGCGCGCACCGGCATCCCCCTGCTGCGTCCGATGGCCCTGGAGTTCCCGGATGACCCGGCCGTCGCCTACCTGGATCGCCAGTACATGCTCGGCCCGTCGCTGCTGGTCGCGCCGGTGATGTCGGCGAGCGGGGAGGTGGAGTTCTACCTGCCGGACGGCGAGTGGACCTCGCTGCTGAGCGGCGAGCACGTCACCGGCGGGCGGTGGCGCCGCGAGAACCATGGATTCGAGACCCTGCCGCTGTACGTGCGCCCCGGCGCCGTGCTGGCGTGGGGCGCACGCGAAGACCGTCCGGATTATGACTACCTCGACGGCCTCGAGCTGCGGGTGTTCCCCGGCGGCTCCGGCACGCGGGAGGTGGTCGTGACGACCCCCGACGGGCGCAGCGAGACCTTCGAGGTCGACCTCGACACGGCATCCGACTGA
- a CDS encoding GNAT family N-acetyltransferase, with product MTELRLEELSAATIVAVNTMSLKPGQEQYLAPTSYAVAGTVANPSTAWQRVVLDGDEVVGFVSANFDPDALHEHFRSVLWRINVDADDQGRGVGRFAVEQLLEEARTRGMDHVHVIYEEGQGGPDAFFRRVGFTPVGETEFGEVIAEVRF from the coding sequence ATGACCGAGCTGCGCCTCGAGGAACTGTCCGCCGCGACGATCGTCGCCGTCAACACGATGTCGCTCAAGCCGGGGCAGGAGCAGTATCTCGCCCCCACCAGCTATGCCGTCGCGGGCACGGTGGCAAACCCCAGCACTGCCTGGCAGCGCGTGGTGCTCGACGGCGACGAGGTCGTGGGCTTCGTGAGCGCCAACTTCGACCCCGACGCCCTGCACGAGCACTTCCGCTCCGTGCTGTGGCGCATCAACGTCGACGCCGACGACCAGGGCCGCGGCGTCGGCCGCTTCGCCGTGGAGCAGCTGCTGGAAGAAGCCCGCACCCGCGGCATGGATCACGTCCACGTGATCTACGAGGAGGGGCAGGGCGGCCCCGACGCGTTCTTCCGGAGGGTCGGGTTCACGCCGGTCGGTGAGACCGAGTTCGGCGAGGTCATCGCCGAGGTCCGCTTCTAA
- a CDS encoding NADP-dependent isocitrate dehydrogenase: MPESTIIYTHTDEAPALATASFLPIVKAFAGQAGVEIDTRDISLAGRILAAFPQRLAPEQQVGDALAELGGLATLPEANIIKLPNISASIPQLKAAIAELQSQGYDIPDYPDDASTVEEKDIRARYDRIKGSAVNPVLREGNSDRRAPLAVKNYAKKHPHRNKPFPAGSKTRVATMGHDDFKSNEKSWIAAHDDVLSIRHTAADGTVTVLKEGLKVLPREVVDATFLSAKALDAFLADTIAQAKAENVLYSVHLKATMMKVSDPIIFGHVVRAFFADVFDAYGEQLAAAGLNGNNGLGSILAGLGELADGEAISARIAQDLETGPRLSYVNSDKGITNLHVPSDVIVDASMPALVRNGGKLWGADGAEDDTIAVIPDSSYAGVYQAVIDDVIANGPLDPATIGTVPNVGLMAQAAEEYGSHDKTFEIPADGVVEVLDSAGTVLIEHHVEKGDIWRATQAKHIAIMDWVRLAVTRARATGVPAVFWLDVNRAHDAQLIGKVHQALATLDTGDITIVVLPPEEATRYTLARLRKGEDTISVTGNVLRDYLTDLFPILEVGTSAKMLSIVPLLAGGGLFETGAGGSAPKHVQQLLEEDYLRWDSLGEFFALAASLEHLAEFTGNAKAKILADTLDAATGTFLEEDRSPGRSLGTIDNRGSHFYLGLYWAQELARQTADADLAAAFAPVAEKLAAAEQQIVAELNGVQGHPVDIGGYYHPDVAKVAAVMRPSGTLNAVIDAL, from the coding sequence GTGCCCGAGTCCACCATCATCTACACCCACACCGACGAGGCGCCGGCGCTGGCGACGGCGTCCTTCCTGCCGATCGTGAAGGCGTTCGCCGGGCAGGCCGGAGTCGAGATCGACACCCGCGACATCTCGCTCGCTGGCCGCATCCTCGCCGCCTTCCCGCAGCGTCTTGCGCCCGAGCAGCAGGTCGGCGACGCCCTGGCCGAGCTCGGTGGACTCGCCACCCTTCCCGAGGCCAACATCATCAAGCTGCCGAACATCTCGGCATCCATTCCGCAGCTGAAGGCCGCGATCGCGGAACTGCAGTCGCAGGGCTACGACATCCCCGACTATCCCGACGACGCGTCCACGGTCGAGGAGAAGGACATCCGCGCCCGCTACGACCGCATCAAGGGCTCCGCGGTGAACCCCGTGCTGCGCGAGGGCAACAGCGACCGCCGCGCACCGCTCGCGGTCAAGAACTACGCCAAGAAGCACCCGCACCGCAACAAGCCCTTCCCGGCCGGGTCCAAGACCCGCGTCGCCACCATGGGGCACGACGACTTCAAGAGCAACGAGAAGAGCTGGATCGCCGCGCACGACGACGTCCTGAGCATCCGACACACCGCCGCCGACGGCACGGTCACGGTTCTCAAGGAAGGGCTGAAGGTGCTGCCGCGCGAGGTCGTCGACGCCACGTTCCTCTCCGCGAAGGCTCTCGACGCCTTCCTCGCCGACACGATCGCGCAGGCCAAGGCCGAGAACGTGCTGTACTCCGTGCACCTGAAGGCCACGATGATGAAGGTCAGCGACCCGATCATCTTCGGCCACGTCGTCCGCGCGTTCTTCGCCGACGTCTTCGACGCGTACGGAGAGCAGCTCGCCGCGGCGGGTCTCAACGGCAACAACGGACTCGGCTCGATCCTCGCCGGCCTCGGCGAGCTCGCCGACGGCGAGGCGATCTCCGCCCGCATCGCACAGGACCTCGAGACCGGCCCCCGCCTCAGCTACGTCAACAGCGACAAGGGCATCACCAACCTGCACGTGCCCTCCGACGTCATCGTCGATGCGTCGATGCCCGCTCTCGTGCGCAACGGCGGCAAGCTGTGGGGCGCCGACGGCGCCGAAGACGACACCATCGCGGTCATCCCCGACTCGTCGTACGCCGGTGTCTACCAGGCCGTGATCGACGACGTCATCGCCAACGGCCCCCTCGACCCGGCGACGATCGGCACGGTGCCGAACGTCGGCCTCATGGCCCAGGCCGCTGAGGAGTACGGCAGCCACGACAAGACCTTCGAGATCCCGGCCGACGGTGTCGTCGAAGTGCTCGACTCCGCCGGCACGGTGCTCATCGAGCACCACGTCGAGAAGGGTGACATCTGGCGCGCGACCCAGGCCAAGCACATCGCGATCATGGACTGGGTGCGCCTCGCCGTCACGCGGGCCCGCGCGACCGGCGTTCCCGCCGTCTTCTGGCTCGACGTCAACCGCGCCCACGACGCCCAGCTCATCGGCAAGGTGCACCAGGCGCTCGCGACGCTCGACACCGGCGACATCACGATCGTGGTCCTCCCGCCCGAGGAGGCGACGCGGTACACGCTGGCGCGCCTGCGCAAGGGCGAGGACACCATCTCGGTCACCGGCAACGTGCTCCGCGACTACCTCACTGACCTCTTCCCGATCCTCGAGGTCGGCACGTCGGCGAAGATGCTCTCGATCGTCCCGCTCCTGGCCGGCGGCGGCCTCTTCGAGACGGGCGCGGGCGGTTCCGCGCCGAAGCATGTGCAGCAGCTGCTCGAGGAGGACTACCTGCGATGGGACTCGCTCGGCGAGTTCTTCGCGCTGGCGGCATCCTTGGAGCACCTCGCCGAGTTCACCGGCAACGCGAAGGCCAAGATCCTCGCCGACACGCTGGATGCCGCGACCGGCACCTTCCTCGAGGAAGACCGTTCGCCCGGCCGCTCGCTCGGAACGATCGACAACCGCGGCAGCCACTTCTACCTCGGTCTGTACTGGGCCCAGGAGCTGGCCCGCCAGACGGCGGACGCCGACCTCGCCGCCGCGTTCGCGCCGGTGGCGGAGAAGCTGGCGGCCGCGGAGCAGCAGATCGTGGCAGAGCTGAATGGCGTGCAGGGACACCCGGTCGACATCGGCGGGTACTACCACCCCGACGTGGCCAAGGTCGCCGCGGTGATGCGCCCCTCCGGGACGCTCAACGCGGTCATCGACGCGCTCTGA
- a CDS encoding L,D-transpeptidase family protein: MTDPATGREAEGSPDASSASPATAATAVLDGPIDAIDGAQLPPEDAPPVQWAPAEPSPQRKRRLWLWIGVPAALLAAGVATASLVLIAPGTAVAGVPVGFMTAGAATDAINQRLGATTIVLGDGGPTVTAAQLGAAVDARGLAESAFDARPMWNVTQWFGDSLDAPVTLDANRADAALRAALPSAFTASVPAQVSFTGTSYAVTPAVPGTGLDVDAIAAALHDAFVAGTGTVTVSASPVPVAAPASSEKAQSTADQLNAMLQTIGFYVGEERTVPVDPATAASWLKITPDASGTFSISADAAKIQASVDALPAAVNRAPANGTVITNSDGTVLETSVPGADGRTLGDTSAVAKEFAAQLTAGKAAFVLPVTLTPASTVTLQRLLEVNLSEQMLYLKENGGVVDSWPISSGVAQSPTYTGHFRINSHIRSQTMTSTDPNNPYWNYDVPNVEWVMYFNGDEAFHGVYWHNNFGTPQSHGCVGMPNYRAKQIYDWSPTGVDVWIHD, encoded by the coding sequence GTGACCGATCCTGCAACGGGACGAGAGGCAGAGGGTTCGCCCGACGCCTCCTCAGCGAGCCCCGCGACCGCCGCGACCGCCGTCCTGGACGGCCCGATCGACGCGATCGACGGTGCACAGCTGCCACCCGAAGACGCCCCTCCCGTGCAGTGGGCACCCGCAGAACCCTCGCCCCAGCGCAAGCGACGACTGTGGTTGTGGATCGGCGTCCCGGCCGCACTCCTGGCCGCGGGAGTCGCCACCGCATCGCTCGTGCTCATCGCCCCCGGAACGGCCGTCGCCGGAGTGCCGGTGGGCTTCATGACCGCGGGTGCCGCCACCGACGCGATCAACCAGCGCCTGGGCGCGACCACGATCGTCCTCGGCGACGGTGGTCCGACCGTCACCGCCGCGCAGCTCGGCGCGGCCGTCGATGCCCGCGGCCTCGCCGAATCGGCCTTCGACGCGCGGCCGATGTGGAACGTCACGCAGTGGTTCGGCGACAGTCTGGACGCGCCCGTGACGCTCGATGCCAACCGGGCCGACGCCGCCCTCCGCGCTGCACTGCCGTCCGCCTTCACGGCTTCGGTCCCGGCGCAGGTGTCTTTCACCGGCACGTCCTACGCCGTCACGCCGGCCGTCCCGGGCACGGGTCTCGACGTCGACGCGATCGCCGCGGCCCTCCACGACGCGTTCGTCGCGGGAACCGGCACCGTGACCGTCTCGGCCTCCCCCGTGCCGGTCGCCGCACCGGCCAGCAGCGAGAAGGCCCAGTCCACCGCCGATCAGCTCAACGCCATGCTGCAGACGATCGGCTTCTACGTCGGCGAGGAGCGCACCGTGCCGGTCGACCCGGCCACGGCCGCGTCGTGGCTGAAGATCACGCCCGACGCATCGGGAACGTTCTCCATCAGCGCGGATGCCGCCAAGATCCAGGCTTCCGTCGATGCACTGCCCGCGGCCGTCAACCGCGCCCCCGCCAACGGCACCGTCATCACCAACTCCGACGGAACGGTGCTCGAGACCAGCGTCCCCGGCGCCGATGGCCGCACGCTCGGCGACACGAGCGCGGTGGCGAAGGAGTTCGCCGCGCAGCTGACGGCAGGCAAGGCCGCTTTCGTCCTGCCGGTGACCTTGACCCCGGCATCCACCGTCACGCTGCAGCGCCTGCTCGAGGTGAACCTCAGCGAGCAGATGCTGTATCTGAAGGAGAACGGCGGCGTCGTCGACTCGTGGCCGATCTCCAGCGGCGTCGCGCAGTCTCCGACGTACACGGGCCATTTCCGCATCAACAGCCACATCCGCTCGCAGACGATGACGAGCACCGATCCGAACAACCCGTACTGGAACTACGACGTGCCCAACGTCGAGTGGGTCATGTACTTCAACGGCGATGAGGCGTTCCACGGGGTCTACTGGCACAACAACTTCGGCACACCTCAGAGCCACGGCTGCGTGGGCATGCCGAACTACCGCGCAAAGCAGATCTACGACTGGTCGCCGACGGGAGTCGACGTCTGGATCCACGACTGA
- a CDS encoding ROK family transcriptional regulator, translated as MSGSDLPRGAVDAAPPARSVVPGRALRHAAKVLPEHARAHNRALVLQTLFHQGAMSRADLSRETGLTRVTISDLVAELIDDGYVAERGMREVTGPGKPAILVDLDRDGHRIVGLDLSGSDRFLGAILTLDGEIVARQDVTVPADPADILGAVMELARGLVADAHAPVLGVGVGSPGIVDDRGVVLTAPNFGWQGVDLEGALRADLGLPVLVANDANAAVLAEYTFGGAADDVLLVRVGRGVGSGLLAGGQPMAGSRFAAGEIGHVTVGTDGGPRCVCGKVGCLEAWLSVPALDARVAEPGADRDAVLRDAGERLGIALAPIVGVLDLSEIILSGRPDLLDATLATATVETLRTRTLASFHDGVQVRMTAQGEDIVLRGAAVMVLSGQLGVS; from the coding sequence ATGTCCGGATCTGATCTCCCGCGTGGCGCCGTCGATGCGGCACCGCCGGCCCGCTCCGTCGTGCCGGGCCGCGCACTGCGCCATGCGGCGAAGGTGCTGCCGGAGCATGCGCGGGCGCACAATCGCGCCCTCGTGCTGCAGACCCTCTTCCACCAGGGTGCCATGAGTCGCGCGGACCTTTCCCGTGAGACGGGTCTGACCCGGGTGACGATCTCCGATCTGGTCGCCGAGCTCATCGACGACGGCTACGTGGCCGAACGCGGGATGCGCGAGGTGACGGGGCCGGGAAAGCCCGCGATCCTCGTCGACCTCGACCGGGACGGCCATCGCATCGTCGGGCTCGACCTCTCGGGCTCCGATCGTTTCCTCGGCGCGATCCTCACGCTCGACGGAGAGATCGTCGCGCGTCAGGACGTGACGGTACCGGCGGACCCCGCCGACATCCTCGGCGCCGTCATGGAGCTCGCGCGTGGCCTCGTGGCCGACGCGCACGCGCCGGTCCTCGGCGTCGGCGTCGGCAGCCCCGGCATCGTGGACGATCGCGGCGTCGTTCTCACGGCGCCGAACTTCGGATGGCAGGGCGTCGACCTGGAAGGCGCTCTGCGTGCCGACCTGGGGCTGCCGGTGCTCGTCGCCAACGACGCCAATGCGGCCGTGCTGGCGGAGTACACCTTCGGCGGAGCCGCCGACGACGTGCTGCTGGTCCGCGTGGGCCGAGGCGTCGGGTCAGGCCTGCTCGCCGGCGGCCAGCCCATGGCCGGCAGTCGTTTCGCCGCCGGAGAGATCGGTCACGTCACCGTCGGCACGGACGGCGGCCCGCGCTGCGTGTGCGGCAAGGTCGGCTGCCTCGAGGCCTGGCTGTCGGTTCCGGCCCTGGACGCACGCGTGGCCGAGCCCGGCGCGGACCGCGATGCCGTGCTGCGCGACGCCGGCGAGCGCCTCGGCATCGCCCTCGCCCCGATCGTGGGCGTGCTCGATCTGTCGGAGATCATCCTCTCCGGCAGGCCCGATCTTCTCGACGCAACCCTCGCGACCGCGACCGTCGAGACTCTGCGCACGCGGACGCTCGCCTCGTTCCACGACGGCGTCCAGGTGCGGATGACGGCGCAGGGGGAGGACATCGTCCTCCGCGGCGCGGCCGTCATGGTCCTGTCCGGACAACTCGGGGTGTCCTGA